GCATGAAAAAATGGTAAAACCCGAGTCTTACGATTGCACCGTCTGCAATAAAAAATTCAGGCTAAAGAGTCACCTAGCTACACACTCCAGAGCACACGTAAATATCCGAAAATTCAAATGTAACGAGTGTGGAAATTTATACAAAACCAAAGCAAACTTATATTTTCATATGAAGACTCATGAGGAAGCCCCATTTTTTTGTGAGAAATGTAACAAAACGTTTCCAGAAAGAAAGATTTCTCACACCACGGCATATAAGAGTTGTTCACAGGTAAGCAAATTCagtgaaaaatatcatttaatagaCTCTATAATATTTAGGGTTGAAAAAAATCAATCTTTCGTATTAAAGCACACAATTTTGTGCTATTCCAATACATGTGAACAAATTATCCACatctgcttataaaattattttaagggcAGGTTCTCTATTTGAACTGAAAGTAGTATTATAACATTATGCATATTAATGTTATTAgtggtaaatttatatatttgtgaaacaTTCAtgggtaaatttaaataattaatgatagAGACTCAGAGTGTAGACCATTTAACcaacaaataatataatgatCGAAAAAAAGTTACAACAGTTGTGACTTCTAAGAATTTTTCACCTCATATTGTACTTatatggttttctaaaattatagaaGAGagcattacaatttaatcatattattaatgCTGATTTATATGCCAACTGTTGaattaaactgtaaattattaagtacaaTATGTGTATGGATATGGTAAAATTCACTTGTATTTTGgctatttcaaacaaaatctCTTTCAGTGGAGAAGGCAGCTTCAACTGTAACCAGTGTGGACGTTCCTTCAAATGTGCTTCCAGTTTGGAGTTGCACTACACTTTGCACACTGGCAACAAGCCATATGCATGTAAAATATGTGACAAGACGTTTGTGTACAAGAGCACATACACACTGCACATGAAGGGCCACAGTGCGGATGATATGTTCAGTTgtgagttgtgtccaagcgatGCGACCAGCAAGGGAGAGTTGCGCCGTCGCTGCCACACCATCACTCAGACGCTCGGCCCTGGCTGTGTACCGTCTGTG
This DNA window, taken from Homalodisca vitripennis isolate AUS2020 unplaced genomic scaffold, UT_GWSS_2.1 ScUCBcl_9276;HRSCAF=17715, whole genome shotgun sequence, encodes the following:
- the LOC124374605 gene encoding zinc finger protein 558-like, with translation MRKPHFFVRNVTKRFQKERFLTPRHIRVVHSGEGSFNCNQCGRSFKCASSLELHYTLHTGNKPYACKICDKTFVYKSTYTLHMKGHSADDMFSCELCPSDATSKGELRRRCHTITQTLGPGCVP